From Anopheles darlingi chromosome 2, idAnoDarlMG_H_01, whole genome shotgun sequence, the proteins below share one genomic window:
- the LOC125959178 gene encoding putative mediator of RNA polymerase II transcription subunit 26 — protein sequence MIIQLFLLLSLGITLIEGDRAPPFKPLLPPSGYTPKVPVMFPSFVPKSHHLVGHHTSGGSLKPYMTQFRAGTRLAPVAIRPAPSMIMSLKRPIKSILSHPSLMKQPLLKRPSPLAFSGTSASIKHHKFLSSPAGPSTGEIVFEKLKPVCITTKLTAHKDGAIHTIPAPNLGLTKSPKAPNQIRVTSYEDSNKLEIEVKTTKPTFTAKPPAYQLHPTVSDPSSVVVGGPYKHHAINHQYQVTEEHSNDVTIGDPFSGKKTYFAPDPDPSLPSKTLIPTSDPLSTPSNGKYAPASDLLLQGHHQQQLHYPIQPQTSASAVIQYVNAVPQGSYAIPLATQPQLQQHILQQTAMLQEMPVSLYNPTYLVTQSNNLFNTHQQQGAVNLFKPDNHFLGALHTQTPAPAVLFNSFGNYKNAEPAASTGQILTATQDQLHELQSVVSQIQLNDIHQLHHHHHPHQQQQQLQEQSVDMPTYAQLVGHEQPAIHQQQLPQLNQLEQQLQQQLIQQHQQDSNGQTQRPMTDAEVAHLLNYGMINLHSNLAPSDYYHYQVDQPSVGSSTAPQQPALHAFYELSERQKENDRILAQAQQDLYQQQQQQQQQDVQKQYQPVQTEGASSDYLQAYQEHQQAVSNILGLRDQPQQLQQAIGSTIAPQTTHSPLRIYVPEEADHEYSNSVHAQKRMDEIDFEYADAEGQIPTEDSKPTVAYEAMMDEDSEPAAEVPEDQEYQQQQSRTEEPDNEEENYTKNLSNHRLE from the exons ATGATC ATCCagcttttcctgctgctctcGCTCGGTATCACCCTCATCGAGGGGGATCGCGCACCACCGTTCAAACCATTACTTCCGCCCTCCGGCTACACTCCCAAGGTTCCGGTGATGTTCCCCAGCTTCGTTCCCAAGTCGCACCATCTGGTCGGTCACCATACAAGCGGTGGAAGCCTTAAGCCTTACATGACGCAATTCCGCGCTGGTACGAGGTTGGCTCCAGTAGCGATCAGGCCTGCTCCTTCGATGATTATGAG TTTGAAAAGACCCATCAAATCCATTCTAAGCCACCCTTCGCTTATGAAGCAACCGCTACTGAAACGGCCCTCGCCGTTGGCTTTCTCTGGGACCAGTGCCAGCATCAAACACCACAAGTTTCTGAGCTCACCGGCGGGACCGAGTACAGGAGAAATTGTGTTCGAGAAACTGAAACCGGTATGT ATCACTACCAAGCTTACGGCACACAAGGACGGCGCAATACACACGATACCGGCCCCGAATCTAGGTCTGACGAAGTCTCCGAAAGCACCGAACCAGATCCGCGTGACTTCCTACGAGGACAGCAACAAGCTGGAGATTGAGGTTAAGACGACCAAGCCCACATTTACGGCCAAACCGCCCGCCTACCAGTTGCATCCGACGGTGAGCGAT CCATCGTCAGTCGTGGTAGGAGGACCGTACAAGCATCATGCGATTAATCACCAGTACCAGGTGACCGAGGAGCATTCGAACGATGTGACCATCGGGGATCCGTTTTCTGGCAAGAAGACGTACTTTGcacccgatcccgatccgtCGCTACCAAGCAAAACGCTTATCCCGACCTCGGATCCACTGAGTACGCCGAGCAACGGCAAGTACGCACCAGCATCCGATCTGCTACTacagggccaccaccagcaacagctacaCTATCCGATTCAACCGCAGACCAGTGCATCGGCCGTCATACAGTACGTCAATGCGGTGCCACAGGGCAGCTACGCCATTCCACTGGCAACGCAGCcccagctgcagcaacacatCCTGCAACAGACGGCCATGCTGCAGGAGATGCCCGTTTCG CTCTATAATCCCACCTATCTCGTGACCCAATCCAACAACCTTTTCAAtacccaccagcagcagggcgcGGTCAATCTCTTCAAGCCCGACAACCACTTCCTAGGCgcg CTGCATACGCAAACACCTGCTCCGGCTGTGTTGTTTAACTCGTTCGGCAACTACAAGAACGCCGAACCGGCGGCCAGCACCGGACAGATCCTGACGGCAACTCAGGATCAGCTGCACGAACTACAATCGGTCGTGAGTCAGATACAGCTCAACGACATTCaccagcttcatcatcatcatcatccgcatcagcaacagcagcagctacaggaACAGTCGGTGGATATGCCAACGTATGCGCAACTGGTTGGCCATGAACAGCCGGCcattcatcagcagcagttacCCCAGCTGAACCAActagagcagcagcttcaacagcagctcattcagcagcaccagcaggacaGCAATGGACAGACGCAGCGTCCGATGACCGACGCCGAGGTAGCCCATCTGCTCAACTACGGTATGATCAACTTGCACAGCAACCTTGCACCGAGCGACTACTACCACTATCAGGTAGATCAGCCGTCGGTGGGATCATCAACAGCACCCCAGCAGCCCGCGCTGCACGCGTTCTACGAGCTATCCGAGcggcaaaaggaaaacgatcGTATCCTGGCGCAAGCCCAGCAGGATCtctacc agcagcagcaacagcagcagcaacaggatgtACAGAAGCAATATCAACCGGTGCAGACGGAGGGTGCTAGTTCCGATTACCTGCAGGCCTACCAAGAACATCAGCAAGCCGTCTCGAACATTCTCGGTTTACGCGATCAACCA cagcagctacagcaggcAATCGGAAGTACGATCGCACCTCAAACGACCCATAGTCCCTTGAGGATATACGTGCCCGAGGAGGCCGATCATGAGTACTCCAACAGT GTACACGCTCAGAAGCGGATGGATGAGATTGATTTTGAGTATGCCGATGCAGAAGGACAGATCCCCACAGAGGACAGCAAACCGACCGTTGCCTATGAAGCAATGATGGATGAAGATTCGGAACCAGCGGCAGAGGTGCCCGAAGACCAAGagtaccaacagcaacaatctcGGACAGAGGAACCCGACAATGAAGAGGAAAACTACACGAAGAATCTTAGCAACCATCGGCTAGAATGA